In a genomic window of Scyliorhinus torazame isolate Kashiwa2021f chromosome 5, sScyTor2.1, whole genome shotgun sequence:
- the LOC140418725 gene encoding uncharacterized protein: MEGENNGEKPSTCSVCGRGFSRSSGLLRHKCKHAGEKPWKCGDCGKRYRYPSELKTHQHNHSGETPFTCSDCGKGFTTSSILLTHQRVHTGERPFTCTKCGKGFICSSHLLKHQWVHTGERPFSCQECGKGFTTSSILLTHQRVHTGEKPFTCSECGKGFPTSSILLKHQRVHTGERPFTCSDCGKGFTDSSDLLKHQRIHNGERPFICSVCGKGFTQSKTLQKHQRGHTGERPFTCSECGQGFTQSFILLKHQRDHTGERPFICSSCGKGFTDSSTLLRHQRVHTGERPFTCSKCGKRFTQSSNLQKHQRVHTGERPFTCSKCGMGFTQSSHLLKHQRVHQ, from the coding sequence ATGGAAGGAGAAAACAATGGAGAGAAACCgtccacgtgttctgtgtgtggacgaggattcagccgATCATCTGGCCTCTTGAGACATAAATGCAAACATGctggggagaaaccatggaaatgtggggactgtgggaaaaggTACAGATACCCGTCTGAGCTGAAAACTCATCAACACAATCACAGTGGAGAgacaccgttcacctgctccgactgtgggaagggattcaccacctcatccatcttgctgacacaccagcgagttcacactggggagagaccattcacctgcaccaagtgtgggaaggggttcatctgttcatcccacctattgaaacaccaatgggttcacactggggagagaccgtttagctgccaggagtgtgggaaaggatttactacctcatccatcctgctgacacaccaacgggttcacactggagagaaaccattcacatgctccgagtgtgggaagggattccctacCTCGTCtatcctgctgaaacaccagcgagttcacacaggggagaggccattcacctgttcggaTTGTGGAAAGGGGTTCACTGATTCATccgacctgctgaaacaccagcgaattcataacggggagaggccattcatctgctctgtgtgtgggaagggatttactcagtcaaagACCCTGCAAaaacaccagcgaggtcacaccggggagagaccgttcacctgctctgagtgtgggcaaggattcactcagtcattcatcTTGTTGAAACACCAGCgtgatcacactggggagaggccattcatctgctccagttgtgggaagggatttactgattcttccaccctgctgagacatcagcgagttcacactggggaaaggccattcacttgctccaagtgtgggaaaagattcactcagtcatccaacctgcagaaacaccagcgagttcacactggggagaggccattcacttgctccaaatgtgggatgggattcactcagtcatctcacctgctgaaacaccagcgggttcaccagtga